One genomic region from Mustelus asterias unplaced genomic scaffold, sMusAst1.hap1.1 HAP1_SCAFFOLD_2927, whole genome shotgun sequence encodes:
- the LOC144490138 gene encoding tubulin beta-4B chain-like, whose protein sequence is MDSVRSGPFGQIFRPDNFVFGQSGAGNNWAKGHYTEGAELVDSVLDVVRKEAESCDCLQGFQLTHSLGGGTGSGMGTLLISKIREEYPDRIMNTFSVVPSPKVSDTVVEPYNATLSVHQLVENTDETFCIDNEALYDICFRTLKLTTPTYGDLNHLVSATMSGVTTCLRFPGQLNADLRKLAVNMVPFPRLHFFMPGFAPLTSRGSQQYSSLTVPELTQQMFDAKNMMAACDPRHGRYLTVAAIFRGRMSMKEVDEQMLNVQNKNSSYFVEWIPNNVKTAVCDIPPRGLKMSATFIGNSTAIQELFKRISEQFTAMFRRKAFLHWYTGEGMDEMEFTEAESNMNDLVSEYQQYQDATAEEEGEFEEEDDEEAA, encoded by the exons ATGGACTCAGTCCGATCCGGGCCTTTCGGACAGATTTTCAGGCCAGATAACTTTGTGTTTG gtcAGAGCGGGGCGGGCAACAACTGGGCCAAGGGTCACTACACAGAAGGTGCCGAGCTGGTGGACTCGGTGTTGGACGTAGTTCGGAAGGAAGCTGAGAGTTGTGACTGCCTCCAGGGTTTCCAGCTCACCCACTCACTGGGCGGGGGCACCGGATCAGGCATGGGCACCCTGCTGATCAGCAAGATCCGCGAGGAGTACCCCGACCGGATCATGAACACCTTCAGCGTGGTGCCCTCTCCCAAGGTGTCCGACACGGTGGTGGAACCCTACAACGCCACGCTCTCGGTCCACCAGCTGGTGGAGAACACAGATGAGACTTTCTGCATTGACAATGAGGCCCTGTACGACATCTGCTTCCGCACCCTTAAGCTCACCACCCCCACATACGGAGACCTCAACCACCTGGTCTCTGCCACCATGAGTGGCGTCACCACCTGCCTCCGCTTCCCCGGGCAGCTCAACGCTGACCTGCGTAAGCTGGCTGTCAACATGGTGCCCTTCCCCCGCCTCCACTTCTTCATGCCCGGCTTCGCCCCCCTCACCAGCCGTGGCAGCCAGCAGTATAGCTCCCTGACAGTGCCCGAGCTCACCCAGCAGATGTTTGACGCCAAGAACATGATGGCGGCCTGCGACCCCCGTCACGGGCGCTATCTGACAGTGGCGGCCATCTTCCGGGGTCGCATGTCCATGAAGGAGGTGGATGAACAGATGCTCAACGTCCAGAACAAGAACAGCAGCTACTTTGTGGAGTGGATCCCCAACAACGTCAAGACGGCCGTGTGCGACATCCCGCCCCGTGGCCTCAAGATGTCCGCCACCTTCATCGGCAACAGCACCGCCATCCAGGAGCTCTTCAAGCGCATCTCGGAGCAGTTCACCGCCATGTTCCGCCGCAAGGCCTTCCTCCACTGGTACACCGGCGAGGGCATGGACGAGATGGAGTTCACCGAGGCCGAGAGCAACATGAACGACCTGGTGTCCGAGTACCAGCAGTACCAGGACGCCAcggcggaggaggagggagagttcgaggaggaggatgatgaggAAGCCGCTTGA